A window from Drosophila yakuba strain Tai18E2 chromosome 3L, Prin_Dyak_Tai18E2_2.1, whole genome shotgun sequence encodes these proteins:
- the LOC26535347 gene encoding uncharacterized protein LOC26535347, translated as MLLVLVALQFLSFTHGSQKHMKSYSQCEAMSRKEEPSLALVFQCLTAHYNLSATLSDVMIKMNQVQQHLDLNSNDQEYIQSPFKNLDDILDIPSDLAGKDCQYKRQIVQAIRRKLVWYNVMENKESSLFELNDDTIKIEPSEAAPENAVSQIKVRTDYKRVLREIRCLLAKSIRNTEPTVSATKNN; from the exons ATGTTGCTTGTTCTTGTGGCGTTgcagtttttaagttttactCATGGCAGTCAGAAGCATATGAAATCTTATTCACAATGCGAGGCCATGTCTAGAAAAGAGGAGCCAAGTTTGGCACTTGTTTTCCAGTGTCTTACTGCACACTATAATTTATCTGCAACTCTTTCAGATGTTATGATAAAAATGAATCAAGTTCAACAACATTTGGATCTAAATTCCaatgatcaagaatatatacaatCGCCTTTTAAAAATCTCGATGACATTTTAGACATACCGAGTGATTTAGCCGGTAAAGATTGCCAATACAAACGACAAATAGTACAAGCCATACGCAGAAAACTGGTTTGGTATAATGTTATGGAAAATAAGGAGTCTTCGCTTTTTGAATTAAATGATGACACTATAAAGATAGAGCCTTCTGAAGCTGCCCCGGAAAATGCGGTTTCACAAATCAAAGTGAGAACCGACTATAAAAGAGTTTTGAGGGAGATTCGTTGTCTGCTGGCGAAATCCATACGAAATACAG AACCAACCGTTAgtgccacaaaaaataattaa